In a genomic window of Fibrobacter sp.:
- a CDS encoding glycosyltransferase family 2 protein: protein MLLSVIIPVFNEEEIVAKTYEVLEDVLKDVEHELIFVNDGSKDRTREIVESLLPGNPNNKIVNFSRNFGHQAAFSAGLDHATGDAVVIIDGDLQDPPELIHEMMEKWREGYQVVYAQRNKRKGETLFKRFTAFAFYRIIGKLTSIDIPPDTGDYRLMDRCVVDQLKNLPERSRFLRGLVCWVGFKKIGVKYDRAERTAGTSKYPLKKMVRLAVDGITGFSSSPLKISFYMGAFATLVGFGVFIWSILEKILSPATTVPGWASLMTAIVFFSGVQLMTIGILGAYIGRIYDEVKQRPLYIEDKNSVKFKA, encoded by the coding sequence ATGCTACTATCCGTAATCATCCCCGTATTCAACGAAGAAGAAATCGTCGCCAAGACCTACGAGGTTCTCGAGGACGTTCTGAAAGACGTTGAGCACGAATTGATCTTTGTGAACGACGGATCCAAGGACCGAACTCGTGAAATTGTGGAAAGTCTTTTACCAGGCAATCCCAACAACAAGATCGTAAACTTCAGCAGAAATTTTGGACATCAGGCAGCATTCAGCGCAGGCCTGGACCACGCCACAGGCGATGCCGTTGTGATTATTGATGGCGACCTGCAGGACCCTCCGGAACTCATTCACGAAATGATGGAAAAATGGCGTGAAGGTTACCAGGTTGTCTACGCTCAACGCAACAAGCGCAAGGGGGAAACCCTGTTCAAACGCTTTACCGCCTTTGCCTTCTACCGAATTATTGGTAAGCTGACCAGCATCGACATTCCTCCCGACACCGGCGACTACCGCCTTATGGACCGCTGTGTCGTAGACCAGCTGAAGAACCTTCCGGAACGAAGCAGGTTCCTTCGCGGCCTAGTCTGCTGGGTCGGCTTCAAGAAAATCGGCGTAAAGTACGACCGAGCAGAACGCACCGCAGGCACATCCAAATACCCTCTTAAAAAGATGGTCCGCCTCGCTGTAGACGGCATTACCGGATTCAGTTCCTCTCCGTTAAAGATCAGTTTCTACATGGGTGCTTTCGCAACCTTAGTCGGTTTCGGCGTTTTCATCTGGTCTATTTTGGAAAAGATTCTCTCTCCAGCAACAACCGTTCCTGGGTGGGCATCCCTGATGACTGCAATCGTATTCTTCTCTGGCGTCCAGCTGATGACCATCGGCATTCTAGGGGCATACATCGGAAGAATCTATGATGAAGTCAAGCAACGTCCGCTGTACATTGAAGACAAGAATAGCGTAAAGTTTAAAGCGTAA
- a CDS encoding NPCBM/NEW2 domain-containing protein — protein sequence MKSYILGLVKNLAHPGTIIGLIVALAIPFLIYLGPNVGQKDLIRQLDLSLPLPLFLIQLVASIVLIVILRKDIASWIQGILPEKRFSILAVCFAIAVAIFAGTQIEARHRVQSDESIFLSLAQNMYYNQESGTCNQGFFENGKLNCVAKSNSFKTKGLAFLYLVGMPLLGTDLHWVFNLELLLLPLSVLLMFLAIVAWTRQPLLAFFAALLTALQPTVLFQFRSMSVEPLYIFLSALSLLTFKWAYDRNTLKHWALAALVLAFFGQTRQETVFCFAPFILIALSKMLETKSAKTPTFFVTLSLFSAPVLLTISYFQGFGFQGGEFEAHGHFLEDLAKNWEVMTKPLKENGELSNPFLTYFNYLFAIGGIYLIFRAVYDIVSKKGEDKFLYLKILAFLVLYHLQTYVILENVSGDFSIEINQRYSLVMLPSMAFVAALPVAHLVSATARSMTTGPALAKVTLATALCAALGFTGWTAHYKEDFNKNIMYNRNHLTIEEYEILNWLKEMPKKDRLFIYGRPWHFVGYGISSIHYDRARQMSSENLQALVDKYEGEVYYIRGLDCWDSQTYHKKAVEHRIPTTCDVFEKEMDLDGVQNILITNNYWVQIAKFNGRRSYNTKNVIAVETPSLVKASAQESNLHEIDENTDVNVIVTDSVLFKYSLNETSQASRDWDLVITVNNKIVASETYEQGTAVQAISVDAMQPGYNQIRFIVSNRTSRKRIADVSSSYFNNAGGIVSLSDVDYESHSQGWGKIHKNESIEGNKLTIDGNVFTNGFGMHAPSTTVFNVEGKFSAFRTSVGLDDESLCSEGVFVEIEGDGQKLAASPVFQNGIVHTLTARIEGVQKLTLKSIPKAGIDCSHVDFVNAVLIP from the coding sequence ATGAAATCCTATATACTTGGACTTGTAAAGAACCTGGCACACCCCGGTACTATCATCGGGTTGATTGTTGCGCTAGCCATTCCTTTCTTGATTTATCTTGGACCGAATGTGGGGCAGAAAGATCTTATCCGTCAACTGGACTTAAGTCTTCCTCTCCCACTTTTCCTGATTCAACTTGTTGCATCAATCGTCCTTATCGTAATCCTGCGTAAGGATATCGCCAGCTGGATTCAAGGAATACTTCCCGAAAAAAGATTTTCCATTCTGGCAGTGTGTTTTGCCATTGCCGTAGCCATATTTGCAGGCACCCAGATCGAGGCCCGTCACCGCGTTCAAAGTGACGAAAGCATATTCCTGTCCCTGGCACAGAACATGTACTACAACCAGGAATCCGGAACCTGCAACCAGGGATTCTTTGAAAATGGAAAACTCAACTGCGTTGCCAAATCCAACAGTTTCAAGACCAAGGGACTGGCATTCCTTTACCTGGTAGGCATGCCCCTGCTTGGAACCGACCTTCACTGGGTTTTCAACCTTGAACTTTTGTTATTACCCCTGTCGGTTCTGCTAATGTTCCTTGCCATTGTGGCATGGACAAGACAGCCCCTGCTTGCATTCTTCGCCGCATTACTTACAGCACTTCAGCCTACGGTTCTATTCCAGTTCAGATCCATGTCCGTAGAGCCCCTTTACATTTTCCTTTCCGCCCTTTCCCTTTTGACGTTCAAGTGGGCCTACGACAGGAACACCCTGAAGCACTGGGCCTTGGCTGCACTGGTTCTTGCCTTCTTCGGCCAGACAAGACAGGAAACCGTTTTCTGCTTTGCCCCCTTTATCCTGATTGCTCTTTCCAAGATGCTGGAAACAAAGAGCGCCAAGACTCCCACCTTCTTTGTCACATTGTCCCTGTTCTCTGCACCGGTCCTTCTGACCATCAGTTACTTCCAGGGTTTTGGATTCCAGGGCGGCGAGTTTGAGGCTCATGGACACTTCCTAGAAGACCTTGCCAAGAACTGGGAAGTCATGACCAAGCCGTTAAAGGAAAACGGAGAGCTGTCCAATCCGTTCCTGACCTACTTCAATTACCTGTTTGCCATTGGTGGAATCTACCTGATTTTCAGGGCGGTATACGACATTGTTTCCAAGAAAGGCGAAGACAAGTTCCTTTACCTCAAGATTCTCGCCTTCCTCGTCCTCTATCATCTGCAGACCTATGTCATCCTGGAAAACGTCTCTGGCGATTTTAGCATCGAAATCAACCAACGATACAGCCTGGTGATGCTCCCCAGCATGGCCTTCGTGGCAGCACTTCCTGTTGCCCACCTTGTCTCGGCAACAGCCAGAAGCATGACGACGGGCCCGGCTCTGGCCAAGGTGACCTTAGCCACCGCGTTGTGCGCCGCCCTCGGTTTCACCGGTTGGACTGCCCATTACAAGGAAGACTTCAACAAGAACATCATGTACAACCGTAACCACTTGACCATCGAGGAATACGAAATCCTCAACTGGCTCAAGGAAATGCCCAAGAAGGACAGGTTGTTCATTTACGGGCGCCCCTGGCACTTTGTGGGTTACGGAATTTCTTCGATCCATTACGACCGGGCTCGCCAAATGAGTTCCGAAAACCTCCAGGCGCTTGTAGACAAGTATGAAGGCGAAGTCTACTACATCCGCGGGCTAGACTGCTGGGATAGCCAGACCTACCATAAAAAGGCTGTGGAACACAGAATACCCACAACCTGCGATGTCTTCGAAAAGGAAATGGACCTGGATGGCGTCCAGAACATCTTGATCACCAATAACTACTGGGTTCAAATTGCCAAGTTCAATGGCAGACGAAGCTACAACACCAAGAACGTCATAGCCGTAGAAACACCAAGCCTGGTAAAAGCCTCGGCGCAAGAATCCAATCTTCACGAGATTGACGAGAATACTGATGTAAACGTCATCGTAACCGACTCCGTATTGTTCAAGTACTCTCTGAACGAAACAAGCCAGGCAAGCCGAGACTGGGACTTGGTCATTACTGTGAACAACAAGATTGTCGCATCGGAAACCTATGAACAGGGCACCGCAGTGCAGGCGATTTCCGTAGACGCAATGCAGCCTGGCTACAACCAGATTCGCTTTATCGTAAGCAATAGAACTAGCCGCAAGCGAATCGCCGACGTATCCAGTTCCTACTTCAACAACGCCGGCGGAATCGTTTCCTTGTCGGACGTGGACTACGAAAGCCACAGCCAGGGCTGGGGAAAAATCCACAAGAACGAATCCATCGAAGGCAATAAGCTCACCATCGACGGCAACGTATTTACCAACGGTTTCGGCATGCACGCTCCTTCTACAACGGTCTTTAACGTCGAAGGAAAGTTCAGTGCATTCCGTACCAGCGTTGGCCTTGATGACGAATCCCTCTGCAGCGAAGGCGTTTTCGTAGAAATTGAAGGTGACGGTCAAAAGCTTGCTGCCAGCCCTGTATTCCAGAACGGTATCGTCCACACGCTGACTGCCCGCATTGAAGGCGTTCAGAAATTAACCCTGAAGTCCATTCCCAAGGCAGGAATCGACTGCAGTCACGTAGACTTTGTAAACGCTGTGCTTATCCCGTAG
- a CDS encoding M6 family metalloprotease domain-containing protein: MSIWEKTVLLATALVGAIWAAPASNRYYTVTQPDGSTIQVKDVGDEKHHYKVTSDGKILEDGAFEQIHFTQDIDLSREYIPQPLRMPALKPVLNSGEKRALVILVQFKDIQFSVEKPEAFFSRFLNEEDFHDYNNQGSVKDYFTKNSKGAFIPTYDVVGPVTLSKDAATGYGPKSIYGDAGAAVALMEALDTLMKWGTIDFNKYDQDGDHYLDFVHMIYAGPGASDSGVETTIWPHMWYIPNRKQVTRTPKYYVQPYACTAELDGMAYTKGKKIPAGVGTFIHEFSHILGLADIYSSDESLFTPGNWDVMDLGSYNCYYNEYPVSCTPPNLSAFEKISLGWLKATELTKSGPTNLYGIDSMALQVTNPENRDEFYLMEYRSPVDFDIGLPNHGMLIWHIDYNKNIWDSAKVNTPERMHVDLIEADGKGSFYNITTDVFPGTGRNKVSRFDKFIMWDKTDMEIALTDITEDSGYRFVSFNASLANEILSSSSEEISSSSETEESSSSEEAVSSSSEEPELSSSSESREKSSSSENLEVSSSSETELPPEESSSSDESQILVAQRANNVNVALRKNTLSVQNLPKGNSKLHLVSPNGNLLMSRNLNESSVEIQLQDVSHPFIIHITHQGKPFYTKAIR; encoded by the coding sequence ATGAGTATTTGGGAAAAGACGGTTCTTCTGGCAACAGCCCTTGTTGGGGCTATTTGGGCCGCGCCTGCATCCAACAGGTATTACACCGTCACCCAACCGGACGGTTCCACAATCCAGGTAAAAGACGTCGGCGACGAAAAACACCATTACAAGGTAACTTCCGACGGAAAAATCCTCGAGGACGGAGCCTTCGAGCAAATACATTTCACCCAAGACATTGACCTGTCCAGGGAATACATTCCGCAACCATTAAGGATGCCCGCCCTAAAGCCGGTTCTGAACTCCGGAGAAAAAAGAGCCCTCGTCATTCTGGTGCAGTTCAAGGACATTCAGTTCTCTGTGGAAAAACCCGAGGCCTTCTTCAGCCGTTTTCTGAACGAAGAAGACTTCCACGACTATAATAATCAAGGTAGTGTCAAGGACTATTTCACAAAAAATTCAAAGGGAGCCTTCATCCCCACTTATGACGTTGTGGGCCCTGTAACACTATCCAAGGATGCCGCTACCGGATATGGCCCCAAGTCTATCTATGGCGACGCCGGTGCCGCCGTGGCACTAATGGAAGCTCTAGACACCCTCATGAAGTGGGGTACCATCGATTTCAACAAGTACGACCAGGATGGTGATCATTATCTGGATTTCGTCCACATGATTTACGCAGGGCCCGGAGCCAGCGATTCCGGTGTCGAAACAACAATCTGGCCACACATGTGGTACATTCCCAATAGAAAGCAGGTTACCAGGACTCCGAAATATTACGTACAGCCCTACGCCTGCACCGCGGAACTAGACGGAATGGCATACACCAAGGGGAAAAAGATTCCTGCAGGCGTAGGAACATTCATTCACGAGTTTAGCCATATCCTTGGGCTAGCCGACATTTATTCCTCCGACGAAAGTCTTTTCACCCCAGGCAACTGGGACGTCATGGACCTAGGTTCCTACAACTGCTATTACAACGAATACCCTGTCTCATGTACGCCACCCAATCTTTCCGCCTTCGAAAAGATATCCCTAGGTTGGCTCAAGGCAACGGAATTAACCAAATCTGGTCCAACAAACCTTTATGGCATTGACAGCATGGCCTTGCAGGTTACCAATCCCGAGAACCGCGACGAGTTCTACCTGATGGAATACCGCAGCCCCGTTGATTTTGACATTGGACTCCCCAACCACGGCATGCTGATTTGGCACATCGACTACAACAAGAACATCTGGGATTCAGCCAAGGTGAATACACCGGAACGAATGCATGTGGACCTTATCGAAGCAGATGGAAAGGGCAGCTTTTACAACATCACCACCGATGTCTTCCCTGGCACAGGCCGCAACAAGGTCAGCCGTTTCGACAAGTTTATCATGTGGGACAAGACCGACATGGAAATCGCTCTGACCGACATCACTGAAGATAGCGGTTACAGGTTCGTATCCTTCAACGCAAGCCTGGCAAACGAAATTCTTTCTTCATCCAGCGAGGAGATTTCCTCCAGCAGCGAAACCGAGGAAAGTTCTTCCAGCGAAGAGGCAGTATCTTCTAGCAGTGAAGAACCGGAACTTTCTTCCAGCAGTGAAAGCCGAGAAAAATCGTCCAGTAGCGAAAACCTAGAAGTATCGTCCAGCAGCGAGACGGAATTACCTCCAGAGGAATCCTCAAGTAGCGACGAAAGCCAGATTCTTGTAGCCCAAAGGGCAAACAATGTCAATGTGGCCCTCCGTAAAAATACTTTGTCTGTACAGAATCTTCCCAAGGGCAACAGCAAGCTCCATCTGGTCAGCCCCAACGGCAACCTTTTAATGTCCAGGAATTTAAACGAATCCTCCGTTGAAATTCAACTGCAAGACGTCAGCCATCCTTTCATAATCCATATAACTCATCAAGGCAAGCCATTCTATACCAAGGCCATTCGATAA